Within the Arachis duranensis cultivar V14167 chromosome 10, aradu.V14167.gnm2.J7QH, whole genome shotgun sequence genome, the region TCCAAATACATAAGGTATGACAATAGCAAGCATGAGAATACTTTTTCAATAAGTGAGATACTTCCTCAAACCCATGCAGTTGAATTGGTACACttcaaggaaattaaagaaatatcAGACCTTGGAAAAGAAAACTTGGAGCAAATTCGCGGTCTTTCACTCGAGGAATGCAATGAAATTCATACCCTTATAGGAGGTAATGCGAATGGTTCTAGAGATGAAATCAGCCTGCCAAATCTAGAGCAATTGCTGTTAAACAAATTGCTTGAATTGAATTGTGTGTTTCGAGGTCCTCTGAATCCTGGATCCCTTTCCAAATTAAAGGTTTTGACATTGAAGAATTGCCCGTTTTTAATAACCATTTTTTGCAATGGGGCTATTCAATATCTCTCAGAGCTTCAGAAACTGGAAATTCACAGCTGCTTTAGATTAGAAGAACTTATTCCAATCATAGAGGTCGGTGAGGATGTTCTTCCAAAACTGGAGGTGCTGCTGCTAGCTAACTTGCCAAGACTCAGATTTGTAACCCCAGACATGACATTGAGATGGTCCTCTCTAGAGCGAGTAAATATATACAGGTGCCCTTTGTTGAAATCTTTACCATTTTGCAAGGACAAGGAAACAAACCTAAGATCCATTAGGGGTGAACAAGGATGGTGGAATGAGTTGAAGTGGAGACACAAAGCTCAATACCAAGACATATTTCTACCCTCGAATGAGCTTACATTTTAGCCATATTTCTTCATGGCTCGCATTAATGTTTTATGAAGAAATGAAAAGCAAGTTGTGCTTGTGCCTGTTGCATTTTCCTAGTATGTTCTGTCTTAAAAACATTGTAAGTTGTAACATCTTGTTCATGGATAAAGTTTGATTTGTGTGTAAGTTAGAAGAGTCTTTCCTTCTAATAATATCTTCTTTGAAAAAAACAAATGCAGATCATGCAAGATTTTTTAGTGCATGTGGAGTAGAGTAGTTAGCTTTCGTCAGAAAAATCATTTTAAGCAAATGTATCGGTTGAAAACTCCGATCACACTTCATGATGTTCAAATTGATGGGAGATATCATAATCGGTTTGTATGGATAGTGTTTGTTTAATGAATACCTTGTGCGCAGTTCCTAGTTAGATTTTAACATCTAGACATCTAGCTTTATAGAATATAGCATATTAAGAcaaaacattttttaataacatataatataatttaattttggcaTGCCACCAATATACAAATGTTATTCCTATATATCAAATTACATATTACAATGTCAGTTTATAATAACATGAGCCATCCATCAAAGGTATCAAACCTTATCTTCATCAtacagaaataaaaattaacttcaACGGTTCCATTTCACATTAAACTGAGGCTTAGTTCATCTACAACCTTGATGAGGccaaactcaataaaaaagagaaattttttataattcttttaaatatatacTATTCATTTACTTTGTGGAAAATTATTATAGCCCTTAAAATAGTTCGTCAAATATAAAAGCCAAAAATACTATCCCTTTATACTTTTTCTTGCACTAAATACAGAAACAAGATCTGCTTCTTAAATTCAACAATTTCATACTCaccaagagaaaagagagaaaagatgGAAGCCCTTCTGTCACAATTCACCTTGTTCTCAGACCATGCTCTGCAAGACAAGAGCTTTGATCCATCCACAATTGAGGACCTCATGAAGCTGTTTGAGATCGAGTCATACAAGGCATGGGCAGCTGCAGAACTTGAGCAACAGAAAGAGGTTGAAGAGGCTGAGGTTTCCATGCAGGAAGTTGAGGACTACCTTGATTCTGTCATGGAAAGTGCCATGGACGAGTTCCGGCGCTTCAAAGAGGAGCTTGAGAGCATGTCAAAGGCTGAAATGGAGAGCCTAGTTAACACTGCTGAGAGTGCAAGAAAAACGGGAAATTTGATGGAGAAAGCTGCCACCATTGCTTCCAAGAAGTATATTGAGGCTGCACTCAATTCAGCCACTGCTTCCATGAAATCTGCTTGGAAGGGACTCTCTTCCGGCAAGGTTCATCCTTCGTAAAGCATAACAGTAGCAGTAACACCGCTCTTATTGAAATGTACTCAAGTAAATCTTGCAATAAGAATATAAGATACTTCTCCTTTAGCCAGATTTTATTATGTTCACTTATATATTGCTGATATAGAAATTGGATCAGAATTGTTGTCCCAAAATTGATATGCTGAGAATTCATGATTCAGCCACCAGTGGAAATTCCAAAGATTTAATGTTCATGATGCATGGAAAATCCATTACTTTCATCATGTATGGATCTGATATACCAGCTAGTAGTTAGGTTTATGAATGATACTGCTTAATCTCTAAGCTTCAGTAATGTAGTTATCCCTTAAGAGATATATCATTACAACATTTGCCATGATTCATTTCCTAATGATTCAGGAGACAATCATCTCCAGCACCTTATCTTTTGCCATGGCTCAGTTCACTTGAAAAGCATACCGCTGAAGATTCATGAACTCACGTGTCGCCATGTCATAGGGATGTGTAAAGATTCATGAACTCACGTGTCGCCTTGTCATAGGGATGAGTAACATTTGCAGAATTTGCAGATTCCTCGGCGGCATCGAAGGTGTTGGAGTAGAGGATACTACTCTGGCTGGGGAAATTGGTTTTGGCCTTATGGCCGGGGAACTCACGTGCTGTTGCGTCGTCGGCACCTGCGGCCTCTTCAGCAGGGTCAAAGGTGCCGAGCCAGATGCTGTTCTTGCCAGGTTCGCAAACCTGGGACGTGTAACGGCCCCAGGGCCTCTCCAAAATCCCTCTGTATCGAATCTCTCTGGAGAATTTATTTGAAAGAACGGCAGATCGGAGTTTAGGTATTGATATTCtggagaaaacaaaaaaattggttaaGTTGAttcaaaaagttatttaaaggtatgagataaattaaataaccgTGTCTGATGGATAATATACCCAAATTTAACAGTGTGCATGTAAGATGTTGCGTACCTAAGGTTGGAGAACCTGGGATCCTTCTTGTTTTTGAGGCCCTTGCCACTTGAAGCTGGTGAATTTGATGCTGGAGTTGCAAACCCCGTGTGCTGTAATGGCGTACCTGGTGAACCAGCCGTTTTAACATGTGAATGAAGCCAATTACGTAACAAGCATAATtcaaacaattaaataaataataaaggcATCTCCACTTCTCCAGTAGTAAGACCTCTTCAAAATAATGTCATCATCATAATTACCTAATTGAGTCATCAAGTCCGCCTCTTCATGGATTGGGGAAAAAACCTGATCAAATGTAGACGGTCGACCTTCTAGCGCCTTCCACCAGTTTGTTTGTCCCTTGATTACAGTTAGTGCTCTGCTTAccaattccttccttgaaagATTACGCATCTTTGGGCAACCATAAAATCCTACTTCTTTTAAACCAGGTCCAATGCCCAACCCACTCGAAATGCTGGTCAATTCAGGAAGATGGAGAAGCCATAACTTGCTCAATTTAGGGAGGAAAGTATCGGCACTGGGGTTACATGTATAAGAAAAAGGCTTATAGCTTATTAGTGTACTTAATTTGGGACAGTCTTTCAccatgagctccttcaacaaaGAAAGATTTCCCAGAAAATCCAAAGAGAAGAGAGTCGTTAACTTGGGACAACTTTGCAATGACAAAGACTGCAACATACCAAATAAGCAGTGAGGAGGAGTTGAGCCTTCCCAGATGCTTCTTAGATTCTTCATCTGGAATATACTTAAGAATAGCAGATGCGGAAGCATATCAATATTATCATCTAAGTCACCTCCTCCACCAATTGTTTGCATTTCTTTGCATTCTGCCAATATGCACACACGTAGTTGCTCTAaatttttcatttcaaattcAGTTAGACTCTTTAAGGTGAAATGCCGATCCAAGAAAAGAGCTTTGCTGTGTCTAAGAAGCATTTTGATTTCATCTGTGACACCCTCACGTTTTACAAATTTTAAGCTGCAGTCACTTTGTTTAAATTCCACATCAGTGGCAGGTGGTATGCTTGATATAATCCGCTGCATATGACAACCAACAATGAACCTGAAATCAAGTTCAAAAATGCGGGCTGGTATGAGCTTCAAAAGTTCCAGTTGTGGGATATAAATGCTGAGAGTTTGCAAACACTCTAATCCCAATATTTCTGGTAGAATGACTTGCATATTTTTATTCCACCGCGCATCATCAGGGTTTACACCAATACACAAATGTTCCAACCTGTTGAGTTTAGATAGCACGCCAGAAGGAATAATCATTGAGCAGGAATATGGCATGTTCTTCTTAACATGATATTCATAAAAGCAGAGGGTCAAGCTTTGAATATTGGTCAACTTCTGGACCTCTTTTGGCAGATGTGTGATCTGAGTCTCATCAAGATCAAGCTTCTCAAGCTTCTCCAAATTTCCGATTTCAGGTGGCAATTTCATGAAGCATTCACAACCTTTCAGATATAGTTCTCTAAGCTGCTCCAGAAAGAACAAGGAACATGGCAGTTCTCTTACACTAGTGTAGGATAAGTTCAGGATGCAAAGCAGAGGCATGtgataaaaaaatgaagatgGTATTTTTGTCAAATCAGCATTGCGATGCAGCATCAAAACTTTGAGTTGCAGACAATCTGGGGACTCTGGTAGCTCAGAGATTTTATTGCCTGCTAATTCAATTCGTACAGCATTATGCCATTTGTCAGTGTTGGGTGGTTCAGTCAATCCTAGGTTCGATTTCTCTATGAACAATGGGTATAAGGTGTATATCCATTCTAACATTTGATAGGTTTCTTCTGGTAACCAAATATACCTGCCTCCAACACCGTCGAATTGAAGAAAGATGGAATTTTCCACTAGCTGTCTTAGGTTCTTTTCTGTTTCTCCCGCATCCACAAAAAGAGAAGACATCCAGTGATTCATCAATTCATGATCAACTATGCCATCTCTAATTTTGGGAATGCCTGAACAGCTCAGGAGGCAATTCTGTTGTGTCTTATTCATGCCATCCCATATTAAGTTTAGGAATGTGTTTATCATGATGCTGTTCAAACCATGAAAATTGATGACATCGTGTGAAGGATTAGTAAATTGTAATTTGTGGAGAGCAAGTTCCCACATTCTGACATCTTGATGATTCTTCAACCACTTTGCCACGAGGAGAATTGCATGAAGGTGGCTACGACACTCCTCAACTATGCGCACTGCAGTTGTCAGGATGGCATCTGATGAATATACAAACTCCTTCCCCGCAGTGTCACAGAAGACCACCCATGGCAGCAAATGTTCTTTTGTCCGTATTTCCAAGTTCACTAACCCATCCTTCAATCCTCCTTCTTTAGCCTGTTGAGATGATGGTGAGTCAGTGGTAATGAGTACCAAAACTCCTGTCAGTAGAGTACCATAAAGTCCCACTTTTTGTGGATCAACAATTTCCTCACCATCCCTATCTACAAGAATTACTAGATACCTGCTTCTTGACATCTCGTCTTCAATCTGTAGGGTGCACAAGATGTCATCGTATTTAATAGTTGAAAGCTGAAGTAGTTGACAGATATGTTGCTTAAGTTCCTtctctgcttctgaagttggaTATCCGGTGGCATCAATAGTCAGATGTCCATGAAATGAATTAAGAATGTCAAGTGAATGATGCTTGTCATTCAAGGCTGCAGTTACTTTTTCCATGACTGTTCTCTTTTCAACATCACTTCTTGTTGATAACCTGATGCATTTTGCATGCTTTGGATTTTTGCTTTTACAAATGGAAATCAATGTTTCCATGAGTTGGTGGACAGCAAGATCAGCAGCCATATCGAGAATAGCTTCTGGAATGAAGTCCAAGTTGGCATCACCGAAGATGAAGTTGGAGCCGGACCTATCACCATTTTCAGCATCCCTTATTATCTCCTTTGGAAGAAGTCCTTCTAGTTTAAGCGGCAGCTTGCTCTCACAATATGGCTTTGATATGAAATCATCAAAGATCACTCTCATGTCCAGCGGGTAACTACACAAGAGGCTCATCAAATCCCTCTTCCTCCTCAAACTATTTATCAATTCAAGTGAGGAAATTGTTGATTGCAAGCTCGTCAAAGTTCTAATCTGAGAAGCCGAGGCCCCTTCAGATTCTGTTTTGGGAGTAGCACCTGCTTTGCTCATGTTGGAACTTAGTATCTGCGAGGAAATTGTTGATTTCAAGCTCGTCAAAGTACTAGTTTGAGAAGCCGAGGCCCCTTCAGATTCTGCTTTGGCAGTATCACCTGCTTTGCTCATGTTGGAACTTAGTATCTGCTAGTGCCCTGTAAGGAGTGCCAAGCAACAAGAAATATTATCATAGactcttttttgttattatatagTAGAAATTAATCTGACTAGATAGTTAATACTATCTAAAtagaacaaatattttaaaatattatgaaaGATTATAACCCGGTTGTTAACTTGCATGACTGTGATGTACAAAGGCTTCCGCTAAATTACATCTCAGTtcatttgaaaaagaattcGGCATAAGAAGATTTATTTCTTCTTGTAAGGATTAATTAAATGCTGCAACATAAGTAACTAGCAGTAACAAAGAAATGAAGAATACTAGTATATGTGAGACGCAAGTGTACCAAATAGAATTGAAGAGCTGTTCTTCTGATCCGAGCTAAGCCATCGAAGTTAGGAATCAGGATTACGATCTCCCCTCCAGAGACTCACCAAGTGCCAAGAAGAAGACTTGTTAGGGATTTTAGAGTCCTCGCATCAGTCAAGTCAATGTGAAATAGTGAAGAAAGAAATGTCCACGATTTCTTACTCCAGCTACTCAAAAAACAATGAGAACGACTAATGATATATAATAAGGAGAAGCCGTGGAAAAATACGAACCTTTGAAGCACTCAATGACATTTCTCGGAAGCTACCTGGTAAGTTGACTTGACTTGAGTTAACATTTAACCACTTCTTTTGGAAAATTTTATTACTACAGGGTATATTCTTCCGTAATCGTGTGATTGCTTCcgccattttcttcttctggtTTCCGTTTTGTAAGTAGCAGTGGACCTGAACCTGCACCTGGATTCTAGATCTCGGCTAAGCTTCACTAGACTACTTCAACGTGGCAAACTCATTCTGCGCTTGTTTGTTTCAGTAACCGTAAGTTCTTCACATGCAATCAGAAGTTTAACTCATCCATGTTAAGTGTTTTCGTTTCATTCATTCTAAACAAGCTGTATTCCGCTAAGAATTGAATAGCTGCTTATCATTTTTCTTGCTAAACGTATTTGTCAggtatatatatgaaaaattttaacCTTAACTGCTCACTATAACTACTTTGATTGAATCACACTGTGAGTGCACAATAATTCATATGCCGAAATTTCTTCTTTTGATCAATTATGCCAGAAGTTTGTGCTGTTAGACAGAGGCATATATCTAATATGTATGTAATTGAATTAAGAATACTCTATGATAATTCAAGTTTTGTGTTCTGTTTCACTTCTTTCACAATCCCACGATAATTCAAGTTCTAGTGTTGTGTGCTTAACATATGTTTTTGTGCCATTTGATCTAGGCATTTAATCATCATGGCTGGTTTCGGAAACATTGCTTCCAATCTCGGAGATTTGGCAACAGAGGTAGCAAAGCAGGTTGGAGGAGAAGCCCTAGCAAGCAGGTTGGTATCTGTAAGAAATTCGGGAGAGAACTTTGAACTTCTGAAGCAAGAACTGCAAGGACTACTTGCATTGAAAGAAGATAAAGAGAAGGAAGTTCAGGGAAACAGACACAAAGATACCTCAAGTGCTTATCGCTTATGGTCTGCAAAGGTGTTTGAGGTAGCTGCTGAAACTCGTCATTTGATTGCCAAATATGAAACTTCAACTTGGTCTTGGAAGCATCCAACTCTATCCCCAGAGATTGAGAAAAGACTTAAAGACGTTCAACAACTCGTAGAGAAGGGAAATTCTGTGGATTGTACAGTTGATAAACCACCGGATCGaatcttaaaagttttttaTGCTCCTGAAATCATGGGGTATAAGACTCTCCAAAGTGCATTCGAAAATATTGTAGATCTGCTTAAAAGCAGCAAAATACAAACCATTGGAGTAGCTGGAATGAAGGGCGTGGGGAAGACAGCACTGATGCAGAACCTAAATAACCATGATGTTGTTGCAGAGATCTTTGATATAGTCATATGACTCTCAGCTGATCACACAGATCACGAGCTTCAATGTAAAATAGCAAAGCGATTGAAGGTGGATACTGAAGTCATCAATGATCCAGAGGAAGTTGCGAGAATAATACATGAGGAGCTGCAAACTAAGAAGTATTTGCTGATTTTGGATGGGGCAGCGGATGAAATCAACTTGAGTCAGCTGGGAATACCATGTAATGACAATCACAGTAAGGTGATAATAACTGCTCAACATCGCCAAGTTTGTACCTTGAATGGAGCAGAAAGGATGATTGAGGTAGGCCTGTTATCCCGGGATGAGGCATGGAAGATGTTCTGTAACACTGTAGGTCCTGTGATTGGTCTCCCGGACATTCCAGAGATAGCTCGGCGTGTATGTGACAAGTGCTCTTGTCTTCCCCTTCTGATACAAAAGATAGCACGCTCATTCAGATTGAAAAAGAGTGCTTCCAGCTGGAGGGTAGGACTGGAAGATCTTGAAGAACGATGGCCAGATTATGAGAATGAAGGCGTAAGTGAGTTGTACTCATTCTTGACGTTCTGTTATGATGAATTGAAAgatgaaaacaaaaagaaatgctTTCTGTATGCTTCATTGTACCCTGCCAATTGTAAGGTTTATACTGACTATTTGGTGGAGTGTTGGGCTGCTCAAAACTTCCTTGGTGATGTTAACAACACAAGGAAATACCAAAAGGCACGCGATCGTGGTCAGGCGATATTGGAACATCTTACTGATGTCTCTCTTCTGGATAGAGGAAAACAGATGATATATGTTTCTATGAATGATTGTATGCAACAACTTGCTTTGCATATATCATCTAAGCACCCTGAATGTAGTTCTTATGTCCAAACTAGAGAGAAACTTGATGATGCCCAAGAATCATTATCATGGGAGAAGGCTAGATGGGTATCAATGATAGACACTAATCTGAAAAATTTGCCAACAAACCAAGATTGTAGCATGCTTTTGATGCTATTGCTGCAGAAGAATCCAGACTTGTCTACGATCCCACAACTGTTTTTCAAGAAACATATGAGAAGTCTTCTCGTGTTGGACTTGTATGGCACTGGAATTAGGTGGTTACCATCATCGGTGTCAAAGTTGACAGGTCTTAAAGGGCTCTATCTTAATCACTGTAAGCATCTAAGGCAGTTACCTCCTGCTATTGGAACACTTGTACTTCTTGAGTTCCTCGACATTCAGGGTACTCAGATAAGTTTCATTCCATCTCTTATTGGGTCCTTGATCAGTTTAAGATGCTTGCGTGTCCCATACATCAGAAATGGTGAACAAAATGGAGATCAAACCAGTGATCTTGATCCTCGTGCAATTTCAAGGCTTACAAAATTAGAAGAATTGGTCATTAAAGTAGTTTCCTATGAGGATTGGTGCAGTAATGCAGAAAATGTGATGGTGATGTTGGCTTCTTTGGAACATCTAACCAACCTCCAGTGCAGCTTTCCCTCTTCCGAAATTCTTGACAGATTTCTAAGAAGGAGATCCGGAAGGCAATTTACTTCGTTCCAATTCTTTGTCGGATGTCCAAACTCAAAACGGCCTCAAATTCTGGAGCCTTTTGAGTATAGGATCTGCAAATACATAAGGTATGACAATAGCAAGCATAAGAATACTTTTTCAGTAAGTGAGATACTTCCTCAAACCCATGCAGTTGAATTGGTACACTTCAATGACATTGAAGAAATATCAGAAGTTGGAAAAGAAAACTTGGAGCAAATCCGCGCTCTTTCACTCGAGGAATGCAATGGAATTCGTACCCTTATAGCAGGTAATGAGAATGGTGCTAGAGATGAAAGCACCCTGCCAAATCTAGAGCAATTGCTGTTAAACAAATTGCTTTTACTGAATTGTGTGTTTCAAGGTCCTCTGAATCCTGGATCCCTTTCCAAATTAAAGGTTTTGACATTGAAGAATTGCCCACGTTTAAGAACCATTTTTCGCAATCGGGCTATTCAATACCTCTCAGAACTTCAGAAACTGGAAATTCACAGCTGCATGGAATTAGAAGAACTTATAGTCACAGAGATCGGTGAGGAAGTTCTTCCAAAACTGGAGGTGCTGCTGCTAGCTAACTTGCCAAGATTCCAATTTATATGCACAAATACGATATTGAGATGGTCCTCTCTAGAGCAAGTAAATGTATACAGGTGCCCTTTGTTGAAATTTTTACCCTTTTGCAAGGACAAGGAAACAAACCTAAGATCCATTAGGGGTGAACAAGGATGGTGGAATGAGTTGATGTGGAGACACAAAGCTCAATACCAAGACATATATTTCTACCCTCGAGTGAGCTTACATTTTAGCCATATCGCTTCATGGTTTGCATTAATGTTTTATTAAGAAATAACAAGCAAGTTGTGCTTTTGCCTATTGTATTTTCCTAGTATGTTCTGTCTTAAAATCATTGTATGTTGTAACATCTTGTTCATGGATAAAGTCTGATTTGTGTGTAAGTTAGAAGAGTCTTTCCTTCTAATAATATCTTCTTTGTAAAAACAAATGCAAATCATGCAAGATTTTTCAGTGCATATGAAGTAGAGTAGTTAGCTTTGGtcagaaaaatcattttgagCAAATGTATCGGTTGAACTCCGATTACATTTCATAATGTTCAAATTGATGGAAGATATCATAATCGATTTGTCGGGATATTGTTTATTTAACACCTTGTGTGCAGTTCTTAGTTGGATTTTAACATCTAGACAACTAGCTTTATATAAGATagcatattataaaaaatatttccaaGTACAAAATAGAGAAATGTTAGGatatcatcaaaatttattgttttttgtcTTCATTTAGCCACCAACTCAATTCCTTTAGTCTGGTTCTTTTAGTCTAGTAATCCACCAACATACTTTAttccatatttttaaaaattgatagcTAATTGATGGCCAAAAACAATCAATTCTGATGGCCTCTAACATTCTtctagaaaatatttttgaataatatatataacataatttaattttggcATGCCACCAATATAAAGATGTTGTACACTTATACCTATATATCCAATTACATATTACTATCcaagtatattaaaattaaacttatcTATATATATCTGGACTAAGATCATCTGTTATTTCATTGTCTCACCTCGTGTGACACCAATAAAAAGTTTGTCACAGCTCCATTTGAATGTCTGGGGTTGGCCAACAAGTTGCTACATATACATGCCGGGATTCAAACTCCAACCCTCGCTGAAATAGACGAGTGAACTAGCCACTCAAATTAACttgataaatcaatttaattcctaacttttaaaaatgatCAAGTCCCCCTCTCAAATGAGTCAATAGGAACAAACTGAATTATCAAACGAATTCTAGAAACTAAATAAAGTGGACATTACCTTTTTTTGATGCACCACATCCGAAGTCATAAAGCAAAGAACTTGGGGAGCTCCGGTTTGAAGTTTAAGGAAGGAAATCAGGGAGGTTTCTGGGGAGAAGAAGACATCACCC harbors:
- the LOC107468825 gene encoding uncharacterized protein LOC107468825 — translated: MEALLSQFTLFSDHALQDKSFDPSTIEDLMKLFEIESYKAWAAAELEQQKEVEEAEVSMQEVEDYLDSVMESAMDEFRRFKEELESMSKAEMESLVNTAESARKTGNLMEKAATIASKKYIEAALNSATASMKSAWKGLSSGKVHPS